The proteins below are encoded in one region of Phycisphaerales bacterium:
- a CDS encoding sulfotransferase — protein sequence MTQVEVPTISQTDRIVKPIFISGLRKSGTSMSFNLLDGVPGTYTYPRNEVHFFSYTDSSHITSNRRRISGPMEDRVEAICADKWFRPQPKSSGKKSYYSAISFKEQLYKRLDGGLIQTDGDLLESILCAGVHATADYAGQPIDQMSVVVKGVQQAEFFPELLSYFPDIKFIYVLRNPFGQLNSAIHNLRHAQMGKQEQSRIDNDSKKLHKKLKYPYLGQRILEMRLSYYFMRKWAGLHPDNFRILVYDRLLDNPEAELRPLADWLGVEFDPIMTQVTGQNGSSQRTRSGWSLQGERKAGEISKAPMTAWKEQLPGGVQKLVRQLFRDVLQEFDFDSKGASASRWRRFDRSEDLRTYVANRFLFSKGIRRMVGPDNNTEKPRVDRSELMAGAVIEKR from the coding sequence ATGACACAAGTTGAAGTTCCAACGATCAGCCAAACAGATCGAATCGTTAAGCCGATATTTATCTCCGGATTAAGAAAATCTGGCACGTCTATGAGTTTCAATCTCTTGGATGGTGTTCCCGGCACATATACATATCCTCGAAACGAAGTGCACTTTTTTAGTTACACCGATTCATCGCACATCACGAGTAACCGGCGGCGGATTTCAGGGCCGATGGAAGATCGCGTCGAAGCAATCTGCGCTGACAAGTGGTTTAGGCCACAACCAAAGAGCAGCGGGAAAAAATCATACTATTCTGCAATTTCATTCAAAGAACAGTTGTATAAGCGACTTGATGGCGGACTTATTCAGACCGATGGTGATTTACTGGAGTCCATTCTGTGTGCTGGGGTGCATGCCACTGCTGATTATGCTGGGCAGCCTATTGATCAAATGAGTGTTGTTGTGAAAGGGGTCCAGCAAGCAGAGTTCTTTCCGGAGTTATTGTCTTACTTCCCTGATATAAAATTCATTTATGTGCTCAGGAATCCGTTTGGCCAGTTGAATTCAGCAATTCACAATCTGCGTCATGCCCAGATGGGAAAGCAAGAGCAGTCGCGGATTGACAATGACTCTAAGAAATTGCATAAGAAGCTCAAGTATCCTTATTTGGGGCAGCGCATCTTAGAGATGCGATTGAGTTATTACTTCATGCGTAAATGGGCCGGATTACATCCAGATAATTTTAGGATCCTGGTTTATGATCGGTTGCTTGATAACCCAGAAGCGGAGCTTCGCCCATTAGCAGACTGGCTGGGTGTTGAGTTTGACCCAATCATGACCCAAGTAACAGGGCAAAATGGCAGCAGTCAGCGAACACGATCTGGTTGGTCGCTTCAGGGTGAGCGTAAGGCTGGTGAGATTAGCAAGGCACCAATGACAGCTTGGAAGGAACAGTTGCCAGGTGGTGTCCAGAAGTTAGTGCGGCAGCTCTTTCGTGATGTGCTTCAGGAATTCGACTTTGACTCCAAGGGTGCGAGTGCATCGAGGTGGCGAAGATTTGATCGGTCAGAGGACCTGCGTACTTATGTAGCCAATCGGTTCTTGTTTTCAAAGGGCATACGTCGCATGGTGGGCCCCGACAACAATACCGAAAAGCCGCGCGTAGATCGTTCAGAGTTGATGGCCGGAGCAGTTATCGAAAAGCGCTGA
- a CDS encoding ABC transporter ATP-binding protein, protein MEPRHHSSRRRFTTYRRAARGERNAHSGDIAPAELARRQYVRQRPTKKLVGWFWRLLRQERRSLALTLLALAVATILTLIPPAATKVVFDNVLGDQPLPSWSIDALPFIAQPGWLLACLAAGSLLIAIVGLSIGMWTRWRATRTTKRLQVRVRRLAFRHAAHLPLHRVYELKSGGASSILREDAGAVAELIFGMVYNPAKAIIQLIGVLFILAVVDWTMLLGAIILFPLVFLTHRTWINRIRPLWRDVRHTRQHTDAHATESFGGMRVVRAFGRETTERNRFALNNHLLARQELLAWWWSRGVDIAWSILIPAATALLLWYGATQIISDRAAVAAGTLAESKAMTVGDLVMFLTYLAMLLAPLATLAASATQFQSSLAGLDRLIDLLEEPTEHATSGKRLISAAQVDGRITLQNVSFCYPRTTEPVLKDISFEVAPGQVVALVGASGSGKSTLCNLVARFYDPTQGRILLDGIDLTEVDLRSYRSLLGVVEQDIFLFDGSIAENIGYGRRAATQEQIITAAQQAHASEFIDQLPDSYNTLIGERGVRLSGGQRQRLAIARAILANPRLLILDEATSNLDTASERIIQSSLDTLMLGRTCFVIAHRLSTINQADLILVLDHGRVIEHGHHDQLMTRGGAYRNMIELQATSTNVASAGS, encoded by the coding sequence ATGGAACCTCGCCATCACTCCTCTCGCAGACGTTTTACCACGTATCGCCGCGCCGCACGTGGCGAGCGCAATGCGCATAGTGGCGATATCGCTCCAGCTGAACTAGCTCGCCGACAGTATGTACGACAAAGGCCTACTAAAAAACTGGTCGGCTGGTTTTGGCGGCTACTTCGCCAAGAGCGAAGAAGCCTTGCGCTCACACTACTGGCATTAGCAGTTGCGACAATACTCACACTCATACCTCCCGCTGCCACCAAAGTTGTATTTGACAATGTCTTAGGAGACCAGCCGCTCCCGAGCTGGTCAATTGATGCGCTGCCTTTCATTGCTCAACCGGGCTGGCTCCTTGCCTGCCTGGCAGCAGGAAGCCTACTGATTGCGATCGTGGGGCTCAGCATAGGAATGTGGACACGCTGGCGAGCCACACGAACGACCAAGCGGTTGCAGGTCCGTGTGCGTCGCCTTGCGTTTAGACATGCAGCCCATCTACCGCTGCACCGTGTCTACGAACTCAAATCTGGTGGCGCTTCAAGCATTCTTCGTGAAGATGCTGGGGCTGTTGCTGAGTTGATTTTTGGAATGGTCTATAACCCAGCCAAAGCAATCATTCAGCTCATCGGTGTGCTTTTTATCTTGGCTGTGGTGGATTGGACCATGCTCTTGGGGGCGATCATCCTCTTCCCATTGGTGTTTCTGACCCACCGGACTTGGATTAACCGCATCCGGCCATTGTGGCGCGATGTACGGCATACCCGCCAGCATACTGATGCCCATGCCACAGAGTCATTTGGTGGCATGCGCGTGGTCAGAGCCTTTGGAAGAGAGACCACTGAACGAAACCGCTTCGCACTTAACAACCACCTACTCGCACGACAGGAGCTGTTGGCCTGGTGGTGGTCTCGTGGGGTGGACATTGCTTGGTCTATTCTGATTCCAGCCGCGACGGCCCTACTTTTATGGTACGGCGCCACTCAAATTATCTCTGACAGGGCTGCTGTAGCGGCCGGCACATTGGCCGAGTCAAAAGCAATGACCGTTGGTGATCTCGTCATGTTCTTAACGTATCTAGCGATGCTACTAGCCCCGCTGGCAACACTCGCCGCCAGCGCCACTCAATTCCAGAGCAGTTTGGCTGGCTTAGACCGACTCATTGATCTACTTGAAGAACCAACAGAACATGCCACTTCAGGGAAGCGCCTCATTTCAGCAGCCCAGGTAGATGGACGCATTACCCTTCAAAACGTCAGTTTCTGTTACCCCCGTACGACTGAGCCAGTGTTGAAAGACATTTCCTTTGAGGTTGCACCGGGCCAAGTGGTGGCTTTAGTTGGTGCCAGTGGCAGCGGCAAGTCGACGCTATGTAATCTTGTGGCACGATTCTACGACCCCACTCAAGGGCGTATTCTTCTAGACGGCATCGATCTCACCGAAGTAGACTTACGTTCCTACCGCAGCCTGCTCGGGGTCGTCGAACAAGATATCTTCCTCTTCGATGGTTCCATCGCCGAAAACATTGGTTATGGACGTAGAGCTGCGACACAAGAACAAATTATCACCGCTGCTCAACAAGCACATGCAAGTGAGTTCATAGACCAGCTACCTGACAGCTACAACACGCTTATTGGCGAACGCGGCGTGCGACTTAGCGGTGGGCAGCGGCAAAGACTTGCAATTGCTCGAGCGATCTTAGCCAATCCTCGCCTTCTGATTCTCGATGAGGCAACCAGCAATCTAGACACCGCTAGCGAGCGGATCATTCAGTCCAGTCTTGATACGCTGATGCTTGGTCGCACATGCTTTGTGATCGCCCACCGCCTAAGCACAATCAATCAGGCTGACCTTATTCTGGTGCTCGACCATGGGCGGGTGATTGAGCATGGCCATCATGACCAACTCATGACCAGAGGTGGAGCCTATCGGAATATGATCGAACTACAGGCCACATCCACAAATGTGGCCTCCGCAGGAAGTTAG
- a CDS encoding acyl-CoA dehydrogenase family protein → MATSEPLQNLDLYRLEELLTPEQRASRDRVREWVQNSALPRMPDAYEDDAFPTDLIAPMAAMGAFGTSIKGYGCPGLDALTYGLIMQELEAGDSALRTCASVQGALAMSAIALFGSEQQKEHWLPLLASGQKLGCFGLTEPSHGSDPGSMNTTASLQNGQWIINGSKTWIGHATIADVAVIWAKVRDDSNVGDIPDSAIRGFLVDTTSTGYSASQIKGKLSLRASTTGCIELKNCVAEEASILPNATGLNGPLACLDQARYGIAFGVVGAAHSCFTKARDYALERIQFGKPLARFQLVQSKLADMATKITQAQLTCLRLSQLKDAGHATTVQISLAKRANVEIAITVARQARDLLGGSGILNEHHVMRHLCNLESVRTYEGTHDIHTLILGRALTGISAFR, encoded by the coding sequence GTGGCCACTTCAGAACCCTTGCAAAACCTAGACCTCTACAGGCTTGAAGAACTACTTACCCCAGAGCAGCGAGCAAGCCGTGACCGCGTACGCGAATGGGTCCAAAATAGCGCCTTACCTCGCATGCCAGATGCATACGAAGATGATGCCTTCCCAACCGATCTGATTGCTCCGATGGCCGCAATGGGCGCCTTTGGAACGTCTATTAAAGGCTACGGCTGCCCAGGACTCGACGCACTGACATACGGCCTCATCATGCAAGAACTTGAAGCGGGTGACAGTGCACTTCGCACCTGCGCTTCGGTACAAGGCGCACTGGCAATGAGTGCTATTGCACTATTTGGAAGCGAACAACAGAAAGAACACTGGCTCCCGCTCTTGGCCAGTGGCCAAAAACTAGGTTGCTTTGGACTCACAGAACCAAGCCATGGCTCAGATCCTGGCAGCATGAACACCACCGCCTCTCTTCAGAATGGCCAATGGATCATCAACGGCTCTAAGACATGGATCGGCCATGCGACCATTGCTGACGTTGCCGTCATCTGGGCCAAAGTACGTGACGATTCAAACGTTGGTGACATTCCGGATTCTGCAATCCGAGGATTCCTCGTAGACACAACTTCAACTGGATATTCCGCAAGTCAGATAAAGGGAAAACTATCACTGAGAGCCAGTACAACAGGCTGCATTGAACTAAAGAACTGCGTCGCCGAGGAAGCATCGATTCTCCCAAACGCAACAGGATTAAATGGCCCACTCGCATGTCTAGATCAAGCACGATATGGAATTGCCTTTGGAGTCGTCGGCGCCGCCCATTCTTGCTTTACAAAAGCGCGTGACTACGCATTAGAACGAATACAATTCGGAAAACCACTTGCTCGCTTTCAACTTGTGCAGTCCAAACTTGCTGACATGGCCACAAAAATTACCCAAGCACAACTCACATGCCTGCGACTTAGCCAACTCAAAGATGCTGGCCATGCGACAACTGTTCAAATCTCATTGGCAAAACGAGCCAATGTCGAGATTGCAATTACAGTTGCGCGCCAAGCAAGAGATTTACTGGGCGGCAGCGGCATCCTAAACGAACATCATGTGATGCGACATCTGTGCAACCTTGAATCGGTGCGCACGTATGAGGGCACACATGATATTCATACCCTGATTCTAGGAAGAGCACTGACCGGGATCAGCGCTTTTCGATAA
- a CDS encoding proprotein convertase P-domain-containing protein, which produces MSATCTGLKFLTCTALLAGLTTVSTTNAAVDPGNYTTDRVSIGQDGSINFPAVDVEQVADLVMADQHEAKAYRYAMFYALAGRDAKGQNLDPNMWPAGAQLDMDWRGLTPENCGTTGMKRNAQEGPMSFWKVRFTCTEQDMDANIGAAGAIIQLDRNLPRHLAADTRILLTDKSGHLIWEMTGEQIAIAPDLVSHQGLRMPGPKIVHTAFVPVKPYDPTRWFDMELRYTGRNFRDFEEFLAQDCAITGMSTCFRGTNQMVDLLDLGGFYNDHPIPYFVRSGSCNIDVICDTVNGNDIREWDAEIACVAAISTGGSGFCSGFMINNHLEDGQPFFMTADHCGINSGNAGSLVAYWNFENSICRAPGSEASGGPGDGSLSQFSTGATFLASSSASDFTLVKFVNPVDEAFEVSYCGWNATPDAPTSMVGIHHPSVDEKRISFDDDAGTFTDYLGEAEVTNGSHVRVTAWEEGTTEGGSSGSPLFNQNHQVIGQLHGGFASCSSITSDWYGSFAISYPYNGDETSSLQAWLDPFFLLTEIDTLGGGGLSIQGPGSTTWIGAIGGPFENEAGGGNAEYTLKNNFDVAIAYEIGFDASIALKINGSTSPISGTLNPGSTLNVGVTVDPATANALVAGFYQAGLSFTDQTNMTVVSKQHTIEVGQTNFVLTPDIGFETGGPVGGPFNSTQTYTLTSTRPTDLNIEISADQSWIDINGSPSLTTTLTEANPSLDVEISINRQADVLPAGIVAALISFNNLDGDNGDTTREITLDVGRYSYASTDTPTSIVDNTVIVSTINVADFYCIGDVDVEVDITHTWSGDLEVILRSPAGTTVYLRNRTGGDEDNVQATFNEGTFDVDGPGLLSDFNGESSNGDWTLEVGDYASADQGELNSWKLKIASSGDQCPPSAVDVASGGELNAAQTITLAGASGTGGPIDHVIESLPSNGVLSDGGSNIATVPYTLNGATVTYTPDNNYSGADSFTYYVMENSTNSNSAVVSIQVGVPPVLLVDDDDNNPDVRDYYTNALDAMGVAYDIYDTVNSDNEPTAGQLASYDLVLWFTGAEFGGFAGPGTDGETALSSYLDGGGCLFVSSQDWLWDKGGADNATPTPLMANYMKMSSGQSDVGHTTFSGANATFNGLTLPMDFLYTNYTDNISTTAGELAFTGDSGDGAIQYTNETYGAWYLGFGLENVPSIDARVDVLNAVFGLCADDPEPEDCDGDFNGDSQIDLTDFSSFLVAFGNPCSDCPEDMDGNGSVGLEDFSAFLVVFGTSCP; this is translated from the coding sequence ATGAGCGCTACATGTACTGGCCTGAAGTTCTTGACCTGCACAGCCCTGCTTGCGGGCCTCACGACCGTATCAACCACCAATGCCGCAGTTGATCCCGGAAATTACACAACCGACCGAGTTTCCATCGGGCAAGACGGATCTATTAACTTTCCTGCTGTTGATGTGGAACAAGTCGCGGATCTTGTGATGGCAGATCAACATGAAGCCAAGGCATACCGCTACGCCATGTTCTACGCGCTTGCTGGCCGAGATGCCAAAGGGCAGAACCTCGACCCAAACATGTGGCCAGCGGGCGCCCAATTGGATATGGACTGGCGCGGGCTTACCCCAGAGAACTGCGGAACGACTGGAATGAAACGAAATGCCCAGGAAGGGCCGATGTCGTTTTGGAAAGTCCGCTTCACCTGTACCGAACAAGACATGGATGCCAACATTGGTGCCGCTGGCGCCATCATCCAATTGGACCGCAATCTACCGAGACACCTGGCTGCGGACACCAGAATCCTACTCACAGATAAGTCTGGTCATCTGATTTGGGAAATGACAGGCGAGCAAATTGCTATCGCACCTGACTTGGTCAGTCACCAAGGCTTGCGGATGCCTGGGCCTAAAATCGTTCATACTGCATTTGTCCCTGTGAAGCCATATGACCCAACACGTTGGTTTGATATGGAGTTGAGATACACGGGACGAAATTTCCGTGACTTCGAGGAATTTCTAGCACAAGACTGTGCTATTACCGGCATGTCCACCTGTTTCCGCGGTACCAATCAAATGGTCGATTTGCTGGATCTTGGTGGCTTTTACAATGATCATCCGATCCCCTACTTCGTCCGTTCTGGAAGCTGCAATATCGACGTCATTTGCGACACGGTCAATGGCAATGATATTCGCGAATGGGATGCAGAAATTGCCTGTGTTGCAGCCATTTCAACTGGTGGCAGCGGCTTCTGCTCTGGCTTTATGATCAACAACCATTTAGAGGACGGCCAGCCATTCTTCATGACCGCAGACCACTGTGGCATCAATAGTGGCAATGCTGGATCACTGGTTGCCTACTGGAATTTTGAAAATAGTATTTGCCGTGCACCCGGAAGCGAAGCAAGTGGCGGCCCTGGTGACGGTTCTTTGAGTCAGTTCTCAACCGGAGCCACGTTCCTGGCAAGCAGCTCTGCGTCCGACTTTACACTCGTCAAATTCGTAAATCCTGTTGATGAAGCTTTTGAGGTTTCCTATTGCGGCTGGAATGCCACCCCCGACGCTCCAACAAGCATGGTTGGCATTCACCATCCAAGCGTAGACGAAAAACGCATTTCGTTTGATGATGATGCAGGCACATTTACTGATTATCTCGGTGAAGCCGAAGTGACTAACGGCAGCCATGTCCGGGTTACTGCTTGGGAGGAAGGCACCACCGAAGGCGGGTCATCTGGCTCACCTCTGTTTAACCAGAATCACCAAGTCATCGGACAACTGCATGGCGGATTTGCCTCTTGCAGCAGCATTACCAGTGACTGGTACGGCTCTTTCGCCATCTCTTATCCTTACAATGGCGATGAGACTTCGAGCCTGCAAGCTTGGCTTGATCCATTTTTCCTCTTAACAGAGATAGACACCCTCGGCGGCGGCGGCCTGAGCATCCAAGGCCCCGGCAGTACAACATGGATTGGTGCCATTGGTGGACCATTCGAAAATGAAGCTGGCGGAGGCAATGCCGAGTACACACTGAAAAATAACTTTGACGTAGCAATTGCTTATGAAATTGGCTTTGATGCCTCGATCGCCTTGAAAATCAACGGGTCAACAAGCCCAATTTCAGGCACATTGAATCCTGGATCAACCCTTAATGTTGGCGTGACCGTCGATCCGGCCACAGCCAATGCACTGGTCGCAGGCTTCTATCAAGCAGGCCTTAGCTTCACAGATCAAACGAATATGACAGTTGTGAGCAAGCAACACACGATCGAAGTTGGGCAAACAAACTTCGTACTCACACCAGATATTGGTTTCGAGACAGGCGGCCCTGTGGGTGGCCCGTTCAATTCGACTCAAACCTATACCCTGACTTCGACGCGACCAACAGATCTCAATATTGAGATCTCTGCTGATCAGTCATGGATCGACATCAATGGCTCACCATCGTTGACGACCACCCTGACAGAAGCTAATCCAAGCCTGGATGTGGAAATCTCCATTAACAGGCAGGCAGATGTACTTCCAGCTGGAATCGTGGCTGCTTTGATCTCTTTCAACAACTTGGATGGTGACAATGGTGACACGACGCGTGAAATCACACTCGATGTAGGCCGCTACAGCTATGCATCGACTGACACGCCAACGTCAATCGTTGACAACACCGTGATCGTGAGCACGATCAACGTCGCAGACTTCTACTGCATTGGTGATGTCGATGTTGAAGTAGATATCACACATACGTGGTCTGGTGACCTTGAGGTCATTCTCAGAAGCCCTGCTGGAACAACTGTATATCTCCGCAATCGAACTGGTGGAGATGAAGACAATGTCCAGGCAACCTTTAACGAAGGAACGTTCGACGTCGATGGCCCTGGCCTTCTCTCAGACTTCAACGGCGAGAGCAGCAACGGCGACTGGACATTAGAGGTCGGTGACTATGCCAGCGCCGACCAAGGTGAATTGAACTCTTGGAAACTCAAGATTGCCTCATCAGGAGATCAGTGTCCTCCATCAGCCGTGGACGTGGCTTCTGGTGGCGAGCTCAATGCTGCACAGACGATTACCCTTGCCGGGGCGTCAGGCACAGGCGGCCCTATTGACCATGTCATTGAATCGCTTCCAAGTAATGGCGTGCTCAGTGATGGCGGCTCAAACATTGCAACCGTCCCATACACGCTCAATGGTGCAACAGTGACCTACACTCCAGATAACAACTACTCTGGAGCAGACTCATTCACCTACTATGTCATGGAAAACAGCACGAATTCTAATTCCGCTGTTGTCTCGATCCAGGTTGGCGTTCCACCAGTATTGCTGGTTGATGACGATGACAACAATCCAGATGTCCGCGACTACTACACCAATGCACTCGATGCAATGGGCGTTGCCTATGACATCTACGACACCGTCAACAGTGACAACGAACCCACAGCCGGGCAACTTGCCTCCTATGACCTCGTCTTATGGTTCACCGGTGCTGAGTTCGGCGGCTTTGCTGGACCTGGTACGGATGGCGAAACAGCTCTTAGTTCCTATCTTGATGGCGGCGGCTGTTTGTTTGTATCGAGCCAGGATTGGCTCTGGGATAAGGGTGGCGCAGACAATGCCACACCAACACCACTGATGGCCAACTACATGAAAATGTCATCTGGACAAAGTGATGTGGGGCACACCACGTTTAGTGGTGCGAATGCCACCTTCAACGGCTTGACCCTGCCAATGGATTTCCTCTACACCAACTACACTGACAACATCAGTACGACCGCAGGCGAGCTCGCCTTTACTGGTGACAGTGGTGATGGAGCAATCCAATACACCAATGAAACCTATGGTGCTTGGTATCTAGGCTTTGGCCTGGAAAATGTTCCATCAATCGATGCACGCGTCGATGTACTGAATGCTGTGTTTGGATTGTGTGCAGATGATCCGGAACCAGAGGACTGCGATGGCGACTTCAATGGTGATAGCCAAATAGATCTGACTGACTTCTCATCATTCTTGGTGGCCTTCGGCAACCCATGTAGCGATTGCCCTGAAGATATGGATGGAAACGGAAGTGTGGGCCTGGAAGACTTCTCTGCCTTCCTGGTCGTCTTTGGAACCAGCTGCCCATAA
- a CDS encoding UbiX family flavin prenyltransferase, which translates to MKERMIIGVTGASGITYAIRLLEVLPQMGFETHLVMSRAAQLVREYETGVSKRGMEALADHIYGPGDIGASIASGSFKTRGMIIAPCSIKTMSEIAYGTTTNLVARAADVTLKERRKLALLLRESPLHAGHIKTMLQATEAGAIIAPAVTAFYDKPQTIQDMVDHTVGRLLSLFDIETDLFEPWVPPNTEADHSKTTPSRSSTDKTLTTDA; encoded by the coding sequence ATGAAAGAACGCATGATCATCGGCGTGACTGGCGCCAGCGGCATCACATATGCCATTCGCTTACTTGAAGTATTACCCCAGATGGGATTTGAGACTCACTTGGTCATGTCTCGCGCTGCCCAACTCGTCCGAGAGTATGAAACTGGTGTCAGCAAACGTGGCATGGAGGCATTGGCCGATCATATCTATGGCCCTGGTGACATTGGCGCGTCCATCGCATCAGGGTCATTCAAGACCAGAGGAATGATCATTGCCCCATGCTCAATAAAGACGATGTCTGAGATTGCATACGGGACCACCACTAATCTTGTTGCAAGAGCGGCGGATGTCACACTTAAGGAACGCCGCAAACTTGCATTATTGTTACGCGAGTCCCCGCTGCACGCTGGACACATCAAAACCATGCTGCAGGCAACAGAGGCCGGGGCAATCATCGCACCTGCGGTAACAGCCTTCTACGACAAGCCGCAGACAATCCAGGATATGGTTGACCATACCGTTGGAAGATTGCTCAGCCTCTTTGATATTGAGACCGATCTCTTCGAGCCCTGGGTCCCGCCTAACACTGAAGCGGACCATTCCAAGACCACTCCGAGCAGAAGTTCGACCGACAAGACACTCACTACCGATGCATAG
- a CDS encoding TVP38/TMEM64 family protein, protein MLCRCFNRIPDLRSCMDNLPQRNMVLIHSNLISDSIKHTVQDHRRWVKIIVRVVISLVILGLIAILAIVGGHWFGPVEAWIERQGIWAPVLFAGIFLVLVICFIPEAVPSLTAGALFGLWWGWLFVIVMGFISAIVLFFLSRYVLRRPVERMMKKHPKFAAIDKATGREGFKIMLLLRLAPIAFSPLCYGLGATRVTFKAYFMALIGMLPGNFVTVYYGTAAKHVARLASGEEKGSVIYYVGLIVGLVAAIAAVAVVAHVARRALKNAVEASEKASAAMPAEGA, encoded by the coding sequence ATGCTATGTAGGTGTTTCAATAGGATTCCGGATCTCCGCTCTTGTATGGACAACTTGCCGCAGCGAAATATGGTCTTGATTCACTCCAATCTGATAAGTGACTCGATCAAGCACACGGTTCAGGACCATCGCCGTTGGGTCAAGATCATCGTTCGCGTTGTCATTTCATTGGTCATTCTGGGCCTCATTGCCATCTTGGCGATCGTAGGGGGCCACTGGTTTGGGCCGGTCGAGGCATGGATTGAACGGCAAGGGATTTGGGCACCGGTGCTGTTTGCCGGAATCTTTCTTGTGTTGGTGATTTGTTTTATCCCTGAAGCAGTTCCTTCGCTTACGGCTGGAGCCTTATTTGGGCTGTGGTGGGGCTGGCTTTTTGTCATTGTGATGGGCTTTATCTCGGCCATCGTGTTGTTTTTTTTATCGCGATATGTGCTGAGGCGACCTGTCGAGAGGATGATGAAAAAGCACCCCAAGTTTGCGGCAATTGATAAGGCAACTGGTCGAGAGGGCTTTAAGATCATGCTTTTGTTGCGATTGGCACCCATTGCCTTCTCTCCGCTGTGTTACGGGCTTGGGGCGACGCGTGTCACTTTCAAGGCCTACTTCATGGCACTGATTGGAATGTTGCCCGGGAATTTTGTGACCGTCTATTATGGAACAGCAGCCAAGCACGTCGCCAGACTGGCCAGTGGGGAAGAGAAAGGGTCAGTCATTTACTACGTTGGACTTATTGTTGGCCTTGTGGCAGCAATAGCAGCAGTTGCCGTCGTAGCTCATGTTGCTCGTCGAGCGCTCAAGAATGCAGTGGAAGCCAGTGAAAAGGCCTCTGCTGCTATGCCTGCTGAAGGGGCTTAG
- a CDS encoding histone deacetylase: MISTGDNIFNAMVYPHLYSHQAMLEHDPAKDIHGFTSPEVPDRLAAILKETPTQSLQMIRDQEAATATQLSRVHSANYVEHLINCADRNLLLDFDTAISPGSVKAATIAAGAAIKAVTSACDQPGQPTLAAIRPPGHHAEIARAMGFCLFNNIAVAAQHALDELNINRICIIDWDVHHGNGTQNIFYDRNDVLFISIHQSPLYPGSGYLEEIGNGPGKGFTVNVPMPAGQMDADYIQIFEHIIEPINKNFKPDLILISAGFDAHQDDPLGGMGVTTHGFGVMTQISNRLAKVHCNGKMSLILEGGYSIPALTESMDICLNTLAGNPISEIADQPMPRTLEIINRVKKLHHRWF; the protein is encoded by the coding sequence ATGATCTCGACAGGAGATAATATCTTCAACGCAATGGTCTACCCCCACCTCTATTCTCACCAAGCCATGCTTGAGCATGATCCTGCGAAAGATATCCATGGCTTCACGAGTCCGGAAGTGCCTGACCGACTTGCAGCCATACTCAAGGAAACCCCGACACAGTCTCTGCAAATGATTCGCGATCAAGAGGCTGCAACAGCGACTCAACTGAGCCGTGTCCATAGCGCCAACTACGTTGAGCATCTCATCAACTGCGCTGATCGAAACCTACTCCTTGATTTCGACACCGCAATAAGCCCTGGGTCAGTCAAAGCCGCGACCATTGCAGCCGGGGCCGCCATTAAAGCGGTCACGTCTGCATGCGATCAGCCTGGACAACCGACATTGGCCGCCATTCGCCCCCCCGGACATCACGCCGAGATTGCTCGAGCAATGGGGTTCTGTCTCTTTAACAACATCGCTGTTGCTGCACAACACGCTTTGGACGAACTTAACATCAATCGCATCTGCATCATCGATTGGGATGTACATCACGGCAATGGCACGCAGAACATTTTCTATGACCGCAATGACGTTCTTTTTATAAGCATTCACCAATCGCCACTCTATCCTGGATCGGGCTATCTAGAAGAGATCGGCAATGGTCCTGGCAAAGGATTCACCGTCAATGTGCCGATGCCTGCAGGGCAAATGGATGCCGATTACATACAGATATTTGAACACATCATTGAACCAATTAATAAAAACTTCAAACCCGACCTAATACTAATCTCAGCTGGCTTCGATGCCCATCAGGATGACCCCTTGGGGGGCATGGGTGTAACCACACATGGATTTGGAGTCATGACACAAATATCTAACAGGCTGGCAAAAGTGCATTGCAACGGGAAAATGTCACTCATTCTCGAAGGCGGATATTCAATCCCTGCACTCACAGAGAGCATGGACATTTGCTTGAACACACTTGCGGGGAATCCCATTAGCGAAATCGCTGATCAGCCAATGCCCAGAACTCTAGAAATCATAAACCGCGTGAAGAAATTGCATCATCGCTGGTTTTGA